From the genome of Triticum aestivum cultivar Chinese Spring chromosome 3B, IWGSC CS RefSeq v2.1, whole genome shotgun sequence, one region includes:
- the LOC123065404 gene encoding uncharacterized protein yields MSMPDDLLDDAPKFDFTAIPLCAIDGAESTTTLFQDGAATSTTTETLKDQALEASDKVASKDDASILGGESGDVPSSAFIHGDDDEMIEHGIFPSTTATYDDLSDFCHHIEGESDFTTSPIYDVLPQIPCEESHNPNHLSEMSDSTICEFECTYLEGVSEPPHRESVIVDRSSEAICISNNLTSTSIVSSHLVLGPIYDDAPILDDFVLPLDTTMAMCLLFLLLLKESLDGATLEIAHFEFQDDECLVTDNFDKAPPSLSRGDLVFDPRSDLFQGGGDDVEHPTIITMSRVRLASDTCDLYFSCIKVNLLLYTCSLDPF; encoded by the exons atgtccatgCCCGACGACCTCctagacgatgctcccaagttcgacttcaccgccatccctctttgtgccattgatggtgccgagtctaccACGACTCTTTTCCAAGACGGTgcagcgacgagtacgactacagagaccctcaaggaccaagctttggaggcgagcgacaaggtggcgagcaaggatgatgcttccatcttaggaggtgaGAGtggtgatgtgccatcttcggccttcatccacggcgacgatgacgagatgatcgagcatggtattttcccttcg ACCACGGctacgtatgatgacttgagtgacttttgccaccatattgagggtgagagtgacttcaccactagccccatatatgatgtgttgccacaaattccatgtgaggagagccacaaccccaaccacttgagtgagatgagtgactccaccatatgtgagtttgagtgcacctaccttgagggagtgagtgaaccaccacatagagagagtgtgatagttgataggtctagtgaggccatttgcatttctaacaacttgacctctacctctattgtgtcttctcatttggtgctaggtcccatttatgatgacgcgccgatcctcgacgacttcgtcctccctttggacacgacgatggccatg tgtttgttgttcttgcttcttttgaaggaatcactagacggtgcgacattggagattgCCCATTTCGAGTTTCAAGATGATGAGTGCTTGGTGACCGACAACTTCGACAAGGCACCACCATCTCTTTCCcgtggtgatttggttttcgatccgaggtcggatcttttccaagggggaggggatgatgtggagcatcctacgatcatcaccatgtcaagagtccgtttggcaagtgacacgtgcgacctctacttctcatgcataaaggtgaatcttctcctttacacgtgctcacttgaccccttc